A genomic window from Salvia miltiorrhiza cultivar Shanhuang (shh) chromosome 5, IMPLAD_Smil_shh, whole genome shotgun sequence includes:
- the LOC130985364 gene encoding probable inactive dual specificity protein phosphatase-like At4g18593: MEAALNNTALGSDPNPPVIYRCKKCRRIVATEEHIVSHERGRGQKSFKWKKRNADDDVRVLECSSIFVEPMKWMQTLEEGCVGDKLQCIGCKARLGSFNWAGMQCNCGAWINPAFQLHKSRLDECRT, encoded by the exons ATGGAAGCAGCTCTTAATAACACTGCTTTAGGTTCTGATCCAAATCCCCCGGTTATATATCGCTGCAAGAAATGCCGTAGAATTGTTGCTACAGAGGAGCACATTGTTTCCCATGAACGCGGAAGAGGGCAAAAAAGCTTCaaatggaaaaagagaaatGCTGACGATGACGTGCGGGTTCTTGAATGCTCCTCTATCTTTGTGGAGCCCATGAAATGGATGCAAACAT TGGAAGAGGGTTGTGTGGGAGACAAGCTTCAATGCATTGGTTGCAAAGCTCGATTGGGTTCTTTCAATTGGGCAGGCATGCAGTGCAATTGTGGGGCGTGGATTAATCCTGCGTTTCAGCTGCACAAAAGTCGTTTAGATGAGTGCCGTACCTAA
- the LOC130985363 gene encoding heavy metal-associated isoprenylated plant protein 28-like isoform X2, with protein sequence MRVHMDCPGCERKITKALSKLDGVDNIDVDMNMQKVTVTGWADQKKVLKTVRKTGRKAELWPFPYNPEYHAYYSHYYGSPANYGSASGYSTPANYYAAETTSTYNYRKHGYNGHDHGYYQQPPASDILDSRTAAIFSDENATGCSVM encoded by the exons ATGAGAGTGCACATGGACTGTCCCGGATGCGAAAGAAAAATAACGAAAGCCCTTTCAAAATTAGATG GCGTGGACAACATAGACGTAGATATGAACATGCAAAAGGTGACGGTGACAGGGTGGGCAGATCAGAAAAAGGTTCTGAAAACTGTACGGAAGACCGGCCGGAAGGCGGAGCTATGGCCGTTCCCGTACAACCCGGAGTACCACGCCTACTACAGCCACTACTACGGGAGTCCGGCCAACTACGGCTCCGCCTCCGGCTACAGCACCCCAGCTAATTATTACGCAGCCGAGACAACCTCCACCTACAACTATCGTAAGCACGGGTACAATGGCCACGACCACGGCTACTACCAGCAGCCACCCGCGTCGGATATTCTTGACAGCCGCACCGCGGCCATTTTTAGCGACGAAAACGCCACTGGTTGCTCTGTAATGTGA
- the LOC130985363 gene encoding heavy metal-associated isoprenylated plant protein 28-like isoform X1 has product MSIVEMRVHMDCPGCERKITKALSKLDGVDNIDVDMNMQKVTVTGWADQKKVLKTVRKTGRKAELWPFPYNPEYHAYYSHYYGSPANYGSASGYSTPANYYAAETTSTYNYRKHGYNGHDHGYYQQPPASDILDSRTAAIFSDENATGCSVM; this is encoded by the exons ATGTCG ATTGTGGAGATGAGAGTGCACATGGACTGTCCCGGATGCGAAAGAAAAATAACGAAAGCCCTTTCAAAATTAGATG GCGTGGACAACATAGACGTAGATATGAACATGCAAAAGGTGACGGTGACAGGGTGGGCAGATCAGAAAAAGGTTCTGAAAACTGTACGGAAGACCGGCCGGAAGGCGGAGCTATGGCCGTTCCCGTACAACCCGGAGTACCACGCCTACTACAGCCACTACTACGGGAGTCCGGCCAACTACGGCTCCGCCTCCGGCTACAGCACCCCAGCTAATTATTACGCAGCCGAGACAACCTCCACCTACAACTATCGTAAGCACGGGTACAATGGCCACGACCACGGCTACTACCAGCAGCCACCCGCGTCGGATATTCTTGACAGCCGCACCGCGGCCATTTTTAGCGACGAAAACGCCACTGGTTGCTCTGTAATGTGA
- the LOC131025449 gene encoding uncharacterized protein LOC131025449, with the protein MAEKEGAIVKQGHEEGLKLATALLEEFELPGGLLPLSNVIEVGFVRSSGYMWIQQKEKVEHNFKMISKLVSYDTEITGYVEKKRIKKLKGVKAKELILWPPVGQITVDDPPTGKIHFKSLAGITKTFPVEAFATGQ; encoded by the coding sequence ATGGCAGAAAAGGAAGGAGCAATAGTGAAGCAAGGCCATGAAGAAGGGCTAAAACTGGCCACAGCCCTCCTCGAGGAGTTCGAGCTGCCAGGTGGCCTTCTCCCACTGTCTAATGTGATCGAAGTAGGGTTCGTGAGGAGCAGTGGATACATGTGGATCCAGCAGAAGGAGAAGGTGGAGCACAACTTCAAGATGATAAGCAAGCTCGTGAGCTACGACACGGAGATAACGGGCTACGTGGAGAAGAAGCGAATCAAGAAGCTCAAGGGAGTCAAGGCCAAGGAGCTGATTCTATGGCCTCCAGTCGGTCAGATAACTGTTGATGATCCACCCACCGGAAAGATTCACTTCAAGAGCCTTGCTGGAATCACCAAGACTTTCCCGGTCGAGGCATTTGCTACGGGCCAGTGA
- the LOC130985361 gene encoding dof zinc finger protein DOF1.5: MAEVEETSISGIKLFGTTIPINKERSSEAKDGGESTEDDRTAEKRAAEKIIRCPRCKSMETKFCYFNNYNVNQPRHFCRGCQRYWTAGGALRNVPVGAGRRKNKPPAPEGCFFHGDWPPPPKRRRCDPNAQSC, from the coding sequence ATGGCGGAGGTGGAGGAGACAAGCATATCGGGGATCAAGTTGTTCGGCACAACGATTCCAATCAACAAGGAAAGATCATCAGAAGCGAAGGATGGTGGAGAATCAACGGAGGATGATCGGACGGCGGAGAAGAGGGCGGCGGAGAAGATCATCCGGTGCCCGAGGTGCAAGAGCATGGAGACCAAGTTTTGTTACTTCAACAACTACAATGTTAATCAGCCCCGACACTTCTGTCGGGGCTGCCAGAGGTACTGGACCGCCGGCGGGGCTCTCCGCAACGTGCCCGTCGGCGCAGGCCGCCGCAAAAATAAGCCGCCCGCGCCGGAGGGCTGCTTCTTCCACGGCGACTGGCCGCCGCCGCCCAAGAGGAGGAGATGCGATCCCAATGCTCAAAGTTGCTGA